A single Triticum dicoccoides isolate Atlit2015 ecotype Zavitan chromosome 2A, WEW_v2.0, whole genome shotgun sequence DNA region contains:
- the LOC119354276 gene encoding uncharacterized protein LOC119354276, with product MGDAASNHPVLAQSSSDAGRGAATGGFISLDVAALSSLAGDGPETTPAAPPASTPRTPRVVRSLSRKGSERKQADGDAATGTIGGGVGTGERPPLSPLLVHVAAADEMLNGHRLVNTPGGAGTPGGKSRRQGRRPAPWLDPRRVVFLFATLSSVGTLILLYFTLSMNKMDSAGSSTGADSDAR from the exons ATGGGGGACGCCGCCTCCAACCATCCC GTTCTTGCTCAGTCGAGCTCCGACGCCGGCCGCGGCGCCGCGACCGGTGGGTTCATCTCCCTCGACGTGGCCGCCCTCTCGTCGCTCGCCGGCGACGGCCCGGAAACGACGCCGGCAGCGCCGCCGGCCTCAACCCCGAGGACACCT AGGGTGGTGAGGTCGCTCTCGCGGAAGGGGTCAGAAAGGAAGCAGGCCGACGGCGACGCCGCCACTGGCACCATAG GAGGCGGGGTAGGGACGGGCGAGAGGCCGCCGCTGTCCCCGCTCTTGGTCCATGTGGCGGCCGCCGACGAGATGCTGAACGGGCACCGGCTGGTGAACACGCCGGGGGGCGCCGGCACGCCGGGAGGGAAGTCCAGGCGGCAGGGGCGGCGTCCGGCGCCGTGGCTGGATCCCCGAAGGGTCGTCTTCCTCTTCGCCACGCT GTCCAGCGTGGGGACCTTGATTCTGCTCTACTTCACCCTTTCCATGAACAAGATGGACAGCGCCGGAAGCAGCACGGGAGCCGACAGCGATGCACGGTGA
- the LOC119354275 gene encoding probable pyruvate, phosphate dikinase regulatory protein, chloroplastic, which translates to MMSAKLGAATPSVLLPPSPRPHGLRPSPTAASCLPDTATGPPLSAGPDQELSGAPGQEEAAVSSAFQPRSRASSQLSRWSRARALRSGRRLELPAMRATAALSVRTKSPPSSEEEAAATEEEDDDGDEVVGVGSEAAGNSIYMVSDGTGSTLEHSVNAVLGQFEHCLVDRRCATSTHLFSGIDDMDNLIEIVRQAAKEGALLLYTLADPSMAEATKKACDLWGVPSTDVLRPTIDAIASHIGVAPSGISRSSASRKGQLSEDYFQRIEAIDFTIKQDDGAQPQNLARAHIVLVGVSRTGKTPLSIYLAQKGYKVANVPIVMGIDLPKALFEIDQDKIFGLTINPVVLQAIRKTRASTLGFHGQKSNYAEMEHVRQELDHANQIFVRHPTWPVIQVTGKAVEETAAVIVRIYHDRKQKCSMPRISKRVAPIRVYDSLSEKVNTPVEPEKVLAMDV; encoded by the exons ATGATGAGCGCCAAGCTCGGCGCGGCGACGCCGTCCGTGCTCCTCCCGCCCTCCCCTCGGCCCCACGGCCTCCGCCCCTCCCCCACCGCCGCCTCATGCCTCCccgacaccgccaccggcccgcctCTAAGCGCGGGACCGGACCAAGAGCTCTCTGGCGCGCCCGGGCAAGAGGAGGCGGCGGTCTCCTCCGCCTTCCAGCCGCGCTCGCGCGCGAGCTCGCAGCTGAGCCGCTGGTCCCGCGCGCGCGCGCTCCGGTCCGGGCGGAGGCTGGAGCTGCCGGCCATGCGGGCGACCGCGGCGCTCTCGGTGCGGACCAAGTCGCCGCCGTCATCCGAGGAAGAGGCCgcggcgacggaggaggaggacgatgatggtGACGAGGTGGTCGGGGTCGGGAGCGAGGCAGCGGGGAACTCGATCTACATGGTGTCGGACGGGACGGGTTCGACGTTGGAGCACTCGGTGAATGCCGTGCTCGGGCAATTCGAGCACTGCCTCGTGGACCGACGCTGCGCCACAAGCACCCACCTATTCTCGGGG ATTGATGACATGGATAACCTTATTGAGATAGTAAGGCAAGCAGCAAAAGAAGGAGCATTGCTTCTATATACCCTTGCCGATCCTTCAATGGCTGAGGCAACTAAGAAGGCTTGTGATTTATGGGGTGTTCCATCCACCGATGTTCTTCGTCCTACTATTGATGCCATAGCTTCTCATATTGGTGTTGCTCCATCTGGGATTTCACGAAGCTCTGCTAGCCGAAAGGGTCAACTTTCTGAGGATTACTTCCAACGAATTGAAGCGATTGATTTTACAATCAAACAAGATGATGGTGCTCAGCCACAGAACCTTGCCCGTGCACACATTGTGCTTGTTGGTGTTTCACGTACTGGGAAAACACCATTGTCAATTTATCTAGCACAAAAAGGGTACAAAGTGGCAAACGTCCCAATTGTGATGGGTATTGATCTTCCAAAGGCCCTATTTGAGATCGACCAGGATAAGATCTTTGGGTTGACGATAAACCCCGTGGTTCTTCAGGCAATCAGAAAGACGAGAGCAAGCACTCTAGGATTTCATGGGCAGAAGAGCAATTATGCTGAAATGGAGCATGTGAGGCAGGAGCTCGACCATGCAAATCAAATTTTTGTTCGGCACCCAACATGGCCAGTGATCC AGGTCACTGGAAAAGCCGTAGAGGAAACAGCTGCTGTCATTGTTAGAATATATCATGACAGGAAACAGAAGTGCTCCATGCCACGCATATCAAAACG GGTGGCTCCAATTCGAGTCTATGATTCTCTGTCAGAGAAGGTCAACACTCCTGTTGAACCTGAAAAAGTATTGGCCATGGACGTATGA